The proteins below come from a single Natrinema sp. SYSU A 869 genomic window:
- a CDS encoding transcriptional regulator: MREADETTRQKLADTLRVEPATPSELATQLDLTPHAVVRHVEHVSRSVDGTDERLLVAPPTCRDCGFDDYDDLLNLPSRCPDCKSESIDEPTFTIE; this comes from the coding sequence ATGCGCGAGGCCGACGAAACGACGCGACAAAAACTCGCCGACACCCTCCGTGTCGAACCGGCGACGCCGAGCGAACTCGCGACGCAACTCGATCTCACGCCACACGCAGTGGTCCGCCACGTTGAACACGTCTCCCGGTCAGTCGACGGAACGGACGAACGGCTGCTCGTCGCGCCGCCGACCTGTCGGGACTGCGGATTCGACGACTACGACGACCTGCTGAACCTCCCCTCGCGGTGTCCCGACTGTAAGAGCGAGTCGATCGACGAGCCGACGTTCACCATCGAGTGA
- a CDS encoding DUF1349 domain-containing protein translates to MFIHIPKQNRRTFIRAIGAGSVALSTGAVETAAAATTITVNRAGYDIWNDTDEFHYYYEEVDGDFDITVRVDELENTDGYAKAGLMVRQSLAENEEHAMIRKTPEYDTSFQWRSDTGDQTESTTSDSGEGQSEVSGGAITADWQRLVRNEDTIRAYGSNDGDDWTLIGEISPSAGTIDFADSAYVGLAVTSHNGGRSVPPGSRISRDSRRQRIPTSEMSRPAVASLPATAIPVVAAIPIRSSRRGRPRTSPARLPASAVPSTIWAEPTRRRRPSNTARTARSRGLPHRPRRSHRVARSAISSAISRPTRPTSSAQSSRPVTATKTGGRPICSRPR, encoded by the coding sequence TTGTTCATACATATACCGAAACAAAACCGACGGACGTTCATACGGGCAATCGGTGCGGGAAGCGTCGCCCTGTCGACGGGGGCAGTCGAGACTGCGGCAGCAGCGACGACGATTACGGTCAACAGGGCCGGATACGACATCTGGAACGACACCGATGAGTTCCACTACTACTACGAGGAGGTCGACGGCGACTTCGACATCACGGTCAGGGTCGATGAGCTCGAGAATACCGACGGATACGCCAAGGCCGGGCTGATGGTTCGCCAGTCGCTTGCGGAGAACGAGGAACACGCGATGATTCGGAAGACGCCTGAATACGACACCTCGTTCCAGTGGCGCTCGGACACCGGTGACCAGACGGAGAGCACGACATCGGACAGTGGCGAGGGCCAGAGCGAGGTTTCGGGCGGAGCGATCACGGCCGACTGGCAGCGTCTCGTCCGGAACGAAGATACGATTCGAGCATACGGCTCGAACGACGGCGACGACTGGACGCTCATCGGTGAGATCTCGCCATCGGCAGGGACGATTGACTTCGCCGACAGCGCCTACGTCGGCCTCGCGGTGACGAGCCATAACGGGGGACGCTCTGTACCGCCAGGTTCTCGAATCTCTCGGGACTCTCGCCGGCAGAGAATACCGACATCGGAGATGTCGAGACCAGCGGTCGCGTCTCTACCAGCGACGGCGATACCGGTGGTGGCAGCGATCCCGATCCGGTCGTCTCGACGGGGTCGGCCTCGAACGTCACCGGCACGTCTGCCAGCCTCGGCGGTGCCATCGACGATCTGGGCGGAGCCGACTCGGCGACGGCGTCCTTCGAATACCGCGCGAACGGCGCGCAGTCGTGGACTGCCACACCGTCCCAGACGTTCTCATCGAGTAGCGCGTTCAGCTATCAGCTCGGCAATCTCGAGGCCGACACGTCCTACGAGTTCCGCGCAGTCCTCGAGGCCAGTGACGGCGACGAAGACAGGGGGTCGACCAATATGTTCGAGACCGCGGTAG
- a CDS encoding diphthine--ammonia ligase: MSDADGAWVSLFSGGKDSSWALYQALEQDLSVERLVTVHPAGDSYMYHVPATELAALAAESIGIELVDVEPEDFEADAATDSGTQGDDELEPLEAALEDLDRELPGGIAGVTAGAVESEYQTSRIQGMCDRLECELFAPLWQEEPRELADAMLEAGFEIEIIQVAAHGLDESWLGRTLDRDAIEDLEDLHEEYGVHILGEGGEFETFVVDGPHMDQRIDLEYEREWEGTRGRLRITDARLEYSSH, from the coding sequence ATGAGCGACGCAGACGGCGCATGGGTGAGCCTCTTTTCGGGCGGCAAGGACTCCTCGTGGGCGCTGTATCAGGCCCTCGAGCAGGACCTGTCGGTCGAGCGGCTGGTCACCGTTCACCCCGCGGGCGACTCGTACATGTATCACGTCCCCGCGACGGAGCTGGCCGCGCTGGCGGCCGAGAGTATCGGTATCGAACTGGTCGACGTCGAACCCGAGGACTTCGAGGCCGACGCGGCTACCGATTCGGGCACACAGGGCGACGACGAACTCGAGCCCCTTGAGGCTGCACTCGAGGACCTCGATCGCGAACTCCCGGGCGGCATCGCCGGCGTCACCGCAGGGGCCGTCGAGAGCGAGTATCAGACGAGCCGCATTCAGGGGATGTGTGACCGCCTCGAGTGCGAGCTCTTCGCCCCGCTCTGGCAGGAAGAGCCCCGCGAACTGGCCGACGCCATGCTCGAGGCCGGGTTCGAAATCGAGATTATTCAGGTCGCAGCCCACGGGTTAGACGAGTCGTGGCTCGGGCGAACGCTCGATCGGGATGCGATCGAAGACCTCGAGGACCTCCACGAGGAGTACGGCGTCCACATTCTGGGTGAGGGCGGTGAGTTCGAGACGTTCGTGGTTGACGGGCCGCACATGGATCAGCGGATCGACCTCGAGTACGAACGCGAGTGGGAAGGGACACGGGGGCGACTGCGGATCACGGATGCGCGGTTAGAATATAGTAGCCACTGA
- a CDS encoding NDP-sugar synthase, whose product MKAVVLAGGYATRMWPITKHRPKMFLPIGESTVIDRIFAELEADDRIEEVYVSTNERFAPDFEAHLADSEFDKPTLSVEDTTEENDKFGVVGALAQLIDRENVDDDLLIIAGDNLISFDIAEFLDDFQERDAPTLAAYDVGSREKATSYGLVELEGDRVVDFQEKPDDPKSTLVSIACYAFPQDSLSLLPTYLEDGNNPDEPGWFVQWLQNREDTYAYTFEGAWFDIGTPESYLDAVAWHLDGDSLVADSATLEDAAIGENVHVMDGATLEGTALEHTIIFPDATVQNGDIRRSIIDQGTHIEDLDLAGALIGAHTTITNGTDT is encoded by the coding sequence ATGAAGGCCGTCGTCCTTGCAGGCGGGTACGCGACGCGAATGTGGCCGATTACCAAACATCGGCCCAAGATGTTCCTCCCGATCGGTGAGTCGACCGTCATCGATCGCATCTTCGCGGAGCTCGAGGCTGACGACCGAATCGAGGAGGTCTACGTCAGCACGAACGAGCGGTTCGCGCCCGACTTCGAGGCCCACCTCGCCGACAGCGAGTTCGACAAGCCAACACTCTCGGTCGAGGACACGACCGAAGAAAACGACAAGTTTGGCGTCGTCGGTGCCCTCGCCCAGCTGATTGATCGCGAGAACGTCGACGACGACCTGCTGATCATCGCCGGCGACAACCTGATCAGCTTCGACATCGCCGAGTTCCTCGACGACTTCCAGGAACGAGACGCACCTACGCTCGCCGCCTACGACGTCGGCTCCCGCGAGAAAGCTACGTCCTACGGGCTGGTCGAACTCGAGGGCGACCGCGTCGTCGACTTTCAGGAGAAACCCGACGATCCCAAGAGCACGCTCGTCTCGATCGCCTGCTATGCATTCCCACAGGACTCGCTTTCCCTCCTCCCGACCTACCTCGAGGACGGGAACAACCCCGACGAACCGGGCTGGTTCGTCCAGTGGCTCCAGAACCGCGAGGACACCTACGCCTACACCTTCGAGGGCGCGTGGTTCGACATCGGCACCCCCGAGAGCTACCTTGACGCCGTCGCCTGGCACTTGGACGGCGACTCCCTGGTCGCCGACTCGGCGACGCTAGAAGACGCCGCGATCGGCGAGAACGTCCACGTCATGGACGGCGCGACCCTCGAGGGAACCGCCCTCGAGCACACGATCATTTTCCCGGATGCGACGGTGCAAAACGGCGATATCCGGCGCTCGATCATCGATCAAGGGACGCATATCGAGGACCTGGATCTCGCGGGGGCGCTCATCGGCGCGCATACGACGATCACGAACGGAACGGACACGTAG
- a CDS encoding DUF892 family protein — MIETDRDLFVRELRELYHIERELEELQSGLAEAATDEELEEFFMAHSEATTEQIGRIEPLFDAIEAEPAPVKNPALEGLRTDREEIIDDLNDPVLGDIVETELGRGIERLEITKLETLLTLADRMNLPEEIVDPLETTKAEAENGLAEVRELTA, encoded by the coding sequence ATGATCGAGACCGACCGAGACCTATTCGTCCGAGAGCTGCGGGAACTCTACCACATCGAGCGCGAACTCGAGGAGCTCCAGTCGGGGCTGGCGGAGGCCGCGACCGACGAGGAGCTCGAGGAGTTCTTTATGGCTCACAGCGAGGCCACGACCGAGCAAATCGGCCGGATCGAACCGCTCTTCGACGCGATCGAAGCCGAACCCGCACCGGTCAAGAACCCGGCACTCGAGGGACTGCGAACCGACCGCGAGGAGATAATTGACGATCTGAATGATCCGGTGCTCGGCGACATCGTCGAGACGGAACTTGGGCGTGGGATCGAACGCCTCGAGATCACGAAACTCGAGACGCTGTTGACGCTCGCCGATCGGATGAACTTGCCCGAGGAAATCGTCGACCCACTCGAGACGACGAAGGCGGAAGCCGAGAACGGACTCGCGGAAGTCAGGGAATTAACGGCCTGA
- a CDS encoding DUF373 family protein translates to MTTLVVCLDRTDDVGRKTGLRSPVVGWEAVRALVTDVGLADPEDSGVNTLLESLRVAQNLRDENEEVVVAVVSGDHESMVSADRAVAKQLDDLIAEYDPDSAVVVTDSAEDERLIPIVESRVRVDSVDRVVVRQARDIESTYYLLKQFLADEELRQTVLVPIGLALLVFPVLAMRIGAAEGAAAITTVIGVFLLYKGFNVDELLTRFAHQTRESLYSGQVSVVTYVVAAGLTFVGLFVGALGVSNLGETPGVVIPATRFAFDSIPWLAMAALTASAGRLLDEAIGDDPVRTSFLNLPFIVVAVSLVVRGFSAYFLEQQGVIDPFVVPANEFLIFSNERFVMVAGERLALFVVTAIVISLVGAQVASSLSGSSEAAERSDGGSETELANGGTAAKTDVDREPGPPSDAAADSESEPVPDRRDPELTDGGAGANAGSDAGDQDR, encoded by the coding sequence GTGACAACGCTGGTCGTCTGCCTCGACCGGACCGACGACGTGGGCCGCAAGACCGGCCTCCGCTCGCCCGTCGTTGGCTGGGAGGCAGTCCGCGCGCTCGTGACAGACGTCGGCCTCGCGGATCCGGAGGACTCAGGCGTGAATACCTTACTCGAGTCGCTTCGGGTTGCCCAGAACTTACGCGACGAGAACGAGGAGGTCGTCGTTGCGGTCGTCTCAGGGGACCACGAATCGATGGTGTCGGCGGATCGGGCAGTCGCCAAGCAACTGGACGATCTTATTGCCGAGTACGACCCGGATTCGGCGGTCGTAGTGACCGATAGTGCAGAGGACGAACGGCTGATTCCGATCGTCGAGAGCCGCGTCCGGGTCGACTCCGTTGATCGGGTCGTCGTCCGGCAGGCTCGCGACATCGAATCGACCTACTACCTGCTCAAACAGTTCCTCGCCGACGAGGAGTTGCGCCAGACCGTCCTCGTCCCAATCGGGTTGGCCCTACTCGTCTTTCCGGTGCTCGCGATGCGAATCGGCGCCGCAGAGGGGGCGGCCGCGATTACGACCGTCATCGGCGTCTTCCTGCTCTACAAGGGGTTCAACGTCGACGAACTCCTGACCAGATTCGCCCACCAGACGCGGGAATCGCTGTACTCCGGACAGGTATCGGTCGTCACCTACGTGGTCGCTGCGGGACTGACGTTCGTCGGCCTGTTCGTCGGCGCGCTCGGCGTCTCGAACCTCGGGGAGACGCCGGGCGTAGTGATCCCGGCGACGCGGTTCGCCTTCGACAGCATTCCCTGGCTGGCGATGGCCGCGCTGACCGCCAGTGCCGGCCGACTGCTCGATGAGGCGATCGGTGACGATCCGGTCCGAACCTCCTTTCTCAACCTCCCGTTTATCGTCGTCGCGGTGAGTCTGGTCGTTCGCGGGTTCTCCGCGTACTTCCTCGAGCAACAGGGCGTGATCGATCCGTTCGTCGTCCCGGCCAACGAGTTCCTCATCTTCTCGAACGAGCGGTTCGTGATGGTCGCCGGCGAACGCCTCGCCCTGTTCGTCGTTACTGCGATCGTCATCAGCCTCGTCGGAGCGCAGGTCGCGTCCTCGCTCAGCGGCTCGAGCGAGGCCGCCGAACGGAGTGACGGCGGTTCGGAGACGGAACTCGCCAACGGTGGGACGGCGGCCAAAACGGATGTCGACCGCGAACCCGGGCCCCCGTCCGACGCGGCCGCAGATTCCGAGTCCGAACCGGTCCCGGATCGGCGCGACCCCGAACTCACCGACGGCGGAGCCGGTGCGAACGCGGGCTCCGACGCCGGTGACCAGGACCGCTGA
- a CDS encoding saccharopine dehydrogenase NADP-binding domain-containing protein — MDSLLIYGSYGYTGRLIAREAVARGGSPVVAGRDGRAVAAQADDLGVEGQTFALESAALDARVAPFDAVLNCAGPFAETAEPLVEACLETNTDYLDITGEFSVFERLRQRDPAAREAEITLLPGVGFDVVPSDCLAAFLNDRLPDADRLTLGIKGGGGLSRGTARTLVDQLGSGGVIRRNGRLIQVPTAFRTREVDFGDGPEHAVTIPWGDVVTAAHSTGIESVEVYAAAPPLASRALSAVDSLAWLLERRPVKGLLNRLIDARLDGPEERELATGSAVVWGEVIDEATDRQAQARLRTPNPYALTAESAVTAAERVLEGDDGIPAGFQTPASAFGSEFVLELSGTERELVDAPAESGEVNRPVAESDD, encoded by the coding sequence ATGGACTCGCTTCTCATCTACGGCTCCTACGGCTACACGGGGCGGCTGATCGCGCGCGAGGCCGTCGCACGGGGTGGCTCCCCCGTTGTCGCCGGCCGCGACGGCCGCGCGGTCGCCGCGCAAGCCGACGACCTCGGTGTCGAAGGGCAGACCTTCGCCCTCGAGTCGGCGGCGCTCGACGCTCGCGTTGCTCCCTTCGATGCGGTTTTGAACTGTGCCGGACCGTTCGCCGAGACGGCCGAACCGCTGGTCGAGGCCTGTCTCGAGACGAACACGGACTATCTGGACATCACTGGCGAGTTCTCCGTCTTCGAGCGGCTCCGCCAGCGAGATCCCGCGGCTCGCGAGGCGGAGATCACGCTGCTCCCCGGCGTCGGCTTCGACGTCGTGCCGTCGGACTGTCTGGCAGCGTTTCTCAACGACCGGCTTCCCGACGCAGATCGGCTGACGCTCGGGATCAAAGGCGGTGGTGGCCTTTCGCGGGGAACCGCCCGGACGCTCGTCGACCAACTCGGAAGCGGCGGCGTCATTCGTCGAAACGGGCGGCTCATTCAGGTGCCGACCGCGTTCCGAACCCGCGAGGTCGACTTCGGCGACGGCCCCGAACACGCCGTCACGATTCCGTGGGGCGACGTCGTCACCGCGGCCCACAGCACCGGCATCGAATCGGTCGAGGTCTACGCCGCCGCGCCACCGTTGGCGAGCCGAGCCCTCTCGGCTGTCGATTCTCTCGCATGGCTCCTCGAGCGCCGGCCCGTCAAGGGGCTCCTGAACCGACTGATCGACGCCCGTCTCGACGGCCCGGAGGAACGGGAACTCGCGACCGGCAGTGCCGTCGTCTGGGGCGAAGTCATCGACGAGGCCACCGATCGGCAGGCACAGGCCCGGCTCCGAACGCCGAACCCCTACGCGCTCACCGCCGAATCGGCGGTGACGGCCGCCGAGCGGGTGCTCGAGGGTGACGACGGGATCCCGGCCGGCTTCCAGACGCCGGCGTCGGCATTCGGGAGCGAGTTTGTGCTCGAGCTTTCGGGGACGGAACGGGAACTCGTGGACGCGCCGGCGGAATCTGGCGAGGTGAACCGACCGGTCGCCGAGTCCGACGACTGA
- a CDS encoding Rieske 2Fe-2S domain-containing protein: protein MDAGRITALADVPDDSTFLFRVADESGEEQEAILVADGVTATDGGEPTDSETDADSDGIACWLNYCQHLTHIKLDKGSGAPMRDGELICTNHGAYFEADSGHCTFGPCEGAYLTDLEVTVSDGGVYLTDEEYEFVGPGPLESDELDRASTSNVEF from the coding sequence ATGGACGCAGGACGGATTACGGCGCTCGCGGACGTCCCCGACGACTCGACGTTTCTCTTTCGTGTCGCCGACGAATCGGGCGAGGAACAGGAAGCGATTCTCGTCGCCGACGGGGTGACAGCAACGGACGGCGGCGAACCGACAGATTCGGAGACGGACGCTGACAGCGATGGAATTGCCTGTTGGCTGAACTACTGTCAACATCTCACGCATATCAAACTGGACAAGGGCTCGGGTGCGCCGATGCGCGACGGTGAACTCATCTGTACGAACCATGGCGCGTACTTCGAGGCCGACTCCGGGCACTGTACCTTCGGCCCCTGTGAGGGGGCGTATCTCACCGATCTCGAGGTAACCGTCTCGGACGGCGGCGTCTACTTGACCGACGAAGAGTACGAGTTCGTCGGACCCGGCCCGCTCGAGAGCGACGAGCTCGATCGGGCCTCAACCTCGAACGTGGAGTTCTAG
- a CDS encoding aminodeoxychorismate/anthranilate synthase component II has product MLVVDNYDSFAYNLVQYVGEVADEVLVRRNDEIDLAGVRDLEPTGIVVSPGPGTPQEAGVSVPLFAETEFPILGVCLGHQALCAANGAPVVHASEVVHGKPSTVSHDGEGLFDGLPSTFQVGRYHSLAVNRADLPAPLEETARTTDERGVLMAVRHREKPHVGVQFHPESILTRGHEDAARGDGISLELGKQLIANFCQFAAATDRNAAAHDERSKEARDE; this is encoded by the coding sequence TTGCTTGTCGTCGACAACTACGACTCGTTCGCCTACAACCTCGTCCAGTACGTCGGCGAAGTCGCGGACGAGGTGCTCGTCCGGCGAAACGACGAAATCGATCTCGCAGGTGTTCGCGACCTCGAGCCGACCGGAATCGTCGTCTCGCCGGGACCCGGAACCCCGCAAGAGGCAGGCGTCTCCGTTCCCCTGTTCGCCGAAACCGAGTTCCCAATTCTGGGCGTCTGTCTCGGCCATCAAGCGCTGTGTGCGGCGAACGGTGCACCGGTCGTCCACGCATCCGAAGTTGTCCACGGAAAGCCGTCGACGGTCAGCCACGATGGCGAGGGCCTGTTCGACGGGCTCCCGTCGACGTTTCAGGTCGGTCGCTACCACTCGCTGGCGGTCAACCGCGCAGATCTGCCAGCCCCGCTTGAGGAGACCGCCCGAACGACCGACGAGCGCGGCGTCCTGATGGCGGTTCGCCATCGCGAGAAACCCCACGTCGGCGTGCAGTTCCACCCCGAAAGCATCCTCACGCGCGGCCACGAGGACGCTGCACGCGGGGACGGTATCTCGCTCGAACTGGGTAAGCAACTGATCGCGAACTTCTGTCAGTTCGCCGCGGCGACCGATCGAAACGCGGCGGCACATGACGAACGGAGCAAGGAGGCCCGGGATGAGTAA
- a CDS encoding aminotransferase class IV → MSNDLRYHVDGDLVPAGEATVSVDDRGFRYGDAAFETLRAYGGTIFAWDAHLERLERTCETLSLEHGLSAAALRERIDETLAANDLADAYVRLSITRGVQPGKLTPQPAVDPTVVVYVKPLPRGGLEGDPVWDGPVTVETVETRRIPDEAVPAAAKTHNYLNGILARTELGDDADEALMCDLEGQVTEGATSNLWFVRDGTLHTPTTDGPVLPGITRDIVLELARDAGISVREGRYERADVLEADEAFLTNRTWELRPIATLDGQEIGGGPVTDRLSHLYDARVEESCYR, encoded by the coding sequence ATGAGTAACGATTTGCGCTACCATGTCGACGGCGACCTCGTGCCCGCCGGCGAGGCCACCGTCAGCGTCGACGATCGGGGCTTCCGGTACGGCGACGCCGCCTTCGAGACGCTGCGCGCCTACGGCGGGACGATCTTCGCGTGGGACGCCCACCTCGAGCGCCTCGAGCGAACCTGCGAGACACTCTCGCTCGAGCACGGACTGTCGGCCGCGGCTCTCCGAGAGCGGATCGATGAGACGCTTGCGGCGAACGACCTCGCGGACGCCTACGTCCGCCTCTCGATTACTCGCGGCGTTCAACCGGGGAAACTCACGCCCCAGCCAGCGGTCGATCCGACAGTCGTCGTTTACGTCAAACCACTTCCGCGGGGCGGCCTCGAGGGCGACCCGGTCTGGGACGGCCCGGTGACGGTCGAGACGGTCGAGACGCGACGGATCCCCGACGAGGCGGTCCCGGCCGCGGCGAAGACCCACAACTACCTGAACGGGATTCTCGCACGCACTGAACTCGGAGACGATGCGGACGAAGCGCTCATGTGCGACCTCGAGGGGCAAGTCACGGAGGGGGCTACGAGCAACCTGTGGTTCGTCCGCGATGGTACGCTCCACACGCCGACAACCGACGGACCCGTGCTACCAGGAATCACCCGCGACATCGTGCTCGAACTGGCTCGCGACGCCGGAATCTCGGTCCGCGAGGGACGGTACGAGCGGGCAGACGTACTCGAGGCCGACGAGGCGTTTCTCACGAATCGAACCTGGGAACTGCGTCCGATCGCGACGCTCGACGGGCAGGAAATCGGTGGCGGCCCCGTAACGGATCGACTGTCACATCTGTACGATGCTCGCGTCGAGGAGTCGTGTTACCGGTAG
- the pabB gene encoding aminodeoxychorismate synthase, component I encodes MSDPRVVTTLDSFRAAARDRDRDTSTTGEAAPTTRTGRRVPVEVRVTVDDPFLAYRRARARPDGSVFLETTGGQPGWGYFGVDPIDRLTVGPDAVQRTRDADRSPTLAALEGLLAGESIARGDCDVPYPCGAVGWLSYDIARELEALPDSAVDDRGLPRLEVAVYDRLVAWEEPTDGDVTLRITACPRVGAGDEEPTDADLEAAYEHGRERALDLARAVRDGDPEIGEPPVSSPEATFESDCGREVFADRVRRVKEYVHDGDTFQANVSQRLVALAAVHPVAAYDALRRVNPAPYSCLLEFRSADLVSASPELLLEREAEFVRTEPIAGTRPRGDTATEDDALEEDLLTDEKERAEHAMLVDLERNDLGKVCEYGSVEVDEYRRIDRYSEVMHLVSNVTGRLRSDETLADAIAATIPGGTITGAPKPRTMEIIDELEATRRGPYTGSIGIFGFDGRATLNIVIRTLVRHADEYHLRVGAGIVHDSDPTREYDETLDKARALITAVDEALGERAELGLEAESGGDECE; translated from the coding sequence ATGAGCGACCCCCGCGTCGTGACGACGCTGGATTCGTTTCGCGCCGCCGCTCGCGACCGCGACAGGGACACGTCGACCACGGGCGAGGCCGCGCCGACGACACGCACCGGCCGCCGAGTCCCCGTTGAAGTTCGCGTGACCGTCGATGACCCGTTTCTTGCCTATCGCCGGGCACGCGCCAGGCCCGACGGGTCCGTCTTCCTCGAGACGACCGGCGGCCAGCCCGGCTGGGGATACTTCGGTGTCGACCCCATCGACCGGCTCACCGTCGGCCCCGACGCAGTACAGCGAACCCGCGACGCCGACCGGTCGCCGACGCTGGCTGCACTCGAGGGGCTGCTTGCGGGCGAGTCGATCGCCCGCGGTGACTGTGACGTGCCCTACCCCTGCGGTGCCGTCGGCTGGCTCTCCTACGATATCGCCCGCGAACTCGAGGCGTTGCCCGACTCGGCCGTCGACGACCGGGGACTGCCCCGTCTCGAAGTCGCGGTCTACGACCGGCTCGTCGCCTGGGAGGAGCCGACCGACGGCGACGTGACGCTGCGGATTACGGCCTGTCCGCGGGTCGGCGCTGGTGACGAGGAGCCCACCGACGCCGATCTCGAGGCGGCCTACGAGCACGGCCGCGAGCGAGCGCTCGATCTCGCGCGAGCCGTCCGCGACGGTGATCCCGAGATCGGCGAGCCGCCGGTCTCGAGTCCGGAAGCAACCTTCGAGAGCGACTGCGGCCGAGAGGTCTTCGCCGACCGCGTGCGCCGAGTCAAGGAGTACGTCCACGACGGAGACACCTTCCAGGCGAACGTCTCACAGCGACTGGTCGCACTCGCCGCGGTCCACCCCGTCGCCGCGTACGACGCCCTGCGGCGGGTCAATCCAGCTCCCTACTCCTGTCTGCTCGAGTTCCGATCGGCCGACCTGGTGAGCGCGAGTCCCGAGTTGCTGCTCGAGCGCGAGGCGGAGTTCGTCCGGACGGAGCCCATCGCCGGGACCCGGCCGCGCGGCGACACGGCCACGGAAGACGACGCGCTCGAGGAGGATCTGCTGACGGACGAAAAGGAGCGCGCGGAACACGCGATGCTGGTCGATCTAGAGCGCAACGACCTCGGGAAGGTCTGTGAGTACGGCTCGGTCGAGGTCGACGAGTACCGCCGGATCGATCGCTACTCCGAGGTGATGCATCTGGTCTCGAACGTGACTGGGCGACTACGATCGGACGAGACGCTCGCCGACGCCATCGCGGCGACCATTCCCGGCGGCACGATCACTGGTGCGCCGAAGCCGCGGACGATGGAGATCATCGACGAACTCGAGGCAACCCGGCGTGGGCCGTACACGGGCAGCATCGGGATTTTCGGCTTCGACGGCCGCGCAACCCTCAACATTGTCATTCGGACGCTGGTCCGCCACGCCGACGAGTACCATCTGCGGGTGGGTGCGGGCATCGTCCACGACTCCGATCCGACCCGCGAGTACGACGAGACCCTCGACAAGGCCCGCGCGCTTATCACGGCGGTCGACGAGGCGCTGGGCGAGCGGGCCGAACTCGGGCTCGAGGCGGAAAGCGGAGGTGATGAGTGTGAGTAA